A part of Sandaracinaceae bacterium genomic DNA contains:
- a CDS encoding peptidylprolyl isomerase yields the protein MVRPQPAAAAPATAQPFTVLLDTTKGPIHIEVHPEWAPLGAARFRELVEAGYFTDVAFFRVVEGFMAQIGIHGDPAVNNRWRENSFPDDPVTQSNTRGMLSFATRGPNTRTTQFFINFVDNRNLDGMGFSPFARVREADMAIVDSLYNGYGEGAPRGAGPDQGRMHAEGNTYLRASFPNLDYVRSARIVPN from the coding sequence ATGGTCCGCCCGCAGCCAGCCGCTGCCGCGCCGGCCACGGCTCAGCCATTCACGGTGCTCTTGGACACCACCAAGGGGCCCATCCACATCGAGGTGCATCCCGAGTGGGCGCCGCTAGGGGCCGCGCGCTTCCGTGAGCTGGTCGAGGCCGGCTACTTCACCGACGTGGCGTTCTTCCGGGTGGTGGAGGGCTTCATGGCCCAGATCGGCATCCACGGTGACCCGGCCGTCAACAACCGTTGGCGCGAGAACAGTTTCCCGGACGACCCCGTCACCCAGAGCAACACGCGCGGCATGCTGAGCTTCGCCACCCGGGGGCCCAACACACGCACCACCCAGTTCTTCATCAACTTCGTCGACAACCGCAACCTCGACGGGATGGGCTTCTCACCCTTTGCGCGCGTCCGCGAGGCCGACATGGCGATCGTGGACAGCCTCTACAACGGCTACGGCGAGGGCGCGCCGCGCGGCGCCGGCCCCGATCAGGGGCGCATGCACGCCGAGGGCAACACGTACCTGCGGGCCAGCTTCCCGAACCTCGACTACGTGCGCTCGGCGCGCATCGTGCCCAACTGA